The Candidatus Schekmanbacteria bacterium RIFCSPLOWO2_02_FULL_38_14 genome contains the following window.
AAAAGGCTGATGAGCTTTCATCACAGGGGAAAACACTGATATATGTTGCCGCCAATGGAAAGCTGTTAGGGATTCTTGCCCTGTCTGATACCATTAAGGAAAACTCATTTGAGGCTATAAAAAAACTCCGCAACATGGGAATTAAAACCTGCATGATATCAGGAGACAACAAGAAAGTTGCCTCATATGTTGCAAAAGAGGTAGGAATTGATGAATTTGAAGCAGAAGTGCTCCCTGAAGACAAAATCAATGCTGTGAAAAAATATCAAAAGGACGGATTGAAGGTTGGAATGGTTGGAGACGGAATCAATGATGCTCCGGCGCTTGCACAGGCTGACATAGGGATTGCCATAGGCTCAGGAACAGATGTTGCAAAGGAGACAGGAGATGTAGTGCTTGTAAAAAATGATCTTCTTGATGTTGAAAGGGCTATAAGGCTTGGCAAAAAGACTCTTACAAAGATAAAACAGAATTTTTTCTGGGCTTTGTTCTATAATGCAATTGGCATACCTTTAGCTGCCGGGCTTTTCTATCCCTCATTTACCCTTCCACCACAATGGTGCGGGCTTGCAATGGCTTTCTCATCAGTATCTGTTGTGAGCAATTCCCTGTTGTTAAAAAGAATTGCCAAGAAGCTTTGAATTTCTGACATATTTTTAATTCAACATTATCCCTGACACTCTTATAATTGGCTTTGAAAGATTTCCTGTTACTGTAACAGGGATAAAACTTCTTCCCCTGCTTCCGCCAATTACAGAAATAAGTTTTCCAAAAGGGCTTTTCCCCATTGTAGTTACCTTTAAGCTTAAATTCAGCCTGCTTTCATTCAATGTTTTCCCAAAATCAATATTCCCTCTCCCTATAACCTTAACATCGTCCCCTGTTGCCTCTAAAACCTTTACAGACCCCCTCCCTTTGAGAAACTTTATCTCGCTTTTTAACTCTGTAAGATATATTTTCGGGAGGAGAGGGAAAATATTTTCAATCCTGAAATTTTTTAATTTGATTGAAACGCTCCCATTTGAAAACGAAAGTCCTTCTTTTGGAACAAATAAGTCAAAAGCCGGTGCTATCGTTCCAATTACTTTGCTTTCCTTGGTATTCTTTGAAGAAAATATTTTGCTCAAATCAAGCTCCTTTATTGTCTCTTCAGCAACCTTATATCCATTGTTCTTGATTACAAGACTCCATCCTGTTTCGCCACCATAAGCCTTGCAGTCAAAATCAAGACTTTTCCTTAAAATTATCAGGGGAATTAAATTTATCCTTACTGCCAATTCATCAATCCTATAAGCAGACTCCTGAGAAAAATTCTCAGTTTTTCCTACCCTGACATTTCTCCATCTGAACCCAAGAGGAAATTTGAATTTCTTTTCTTCTGCTAACACAGTGTAAGAGTTTTTTTCAGCAAATCTTGTCAGCAAAACATCCTGAATCTTCTCATACGGAAAACGTATATAAATAAATAACAATAGGCAGAAAAACCCGTAAGCCAGATACAAAAATACTTCTCTTGGCAAGTTTTTTATATTTTTCAGAGAGGTTTTAATTGATGGTAATTTCAAAATTCCTGTTTTTTTCATCTGTTTTAATATACTTTAATATAATAACTTTTCAATATAAAAAAATGAAAGCGGTCACCTGTAATAGTGACCGCTTTCAAAAATTTATACTCATCAAATCTGAGGATCTATCTATTTCTTCTCAGGCTCAGTTTTTGCGGGTTCTGCTTTTGGTGCTTCTTCCTTTGCTGCATCATCCTTTGCCTTGGCTTTTTCTTTACCCTTTTCTGCGGAGACCTTTATTAGCTTGGCTGTCATTTTCCCTTCAGCCTCTGAATACTCAACCTTAACTTTTTCTCCTGCTTTTATATCCTGCAGGGTTATATCTTTTTTCCCTTTTTTGAATGCAGTATCCTTGTTCAATTCAAGCTTTGTTTCTTCGCCTTTTGCGCCTTTTATTACGATACTATTTTCATCTACAGAAACAACTTCTCCTTTTACGGTTGGCACTTTAGGTTTCTTGGCCTTTTTCTCTACAGCCTTTTCAGCCTTTGGTGCCTCAGCTTTTTCAGAAGTTGCAGCCTTTTCAGCCTCCTTTTTTTCCTCTGCAAAAGAATAAGAAACTGCAAAAACCAGTGTTAGTGCAATTGCTATTATCATTAACAGTCTTAATGATTTCATGATTTTTCACCTCCCTTCATTCTTGTCTTTAAAAGGCTTTACCCTTTTAAGCGTATTTTCTATGCTAAAAAATCCTAATGTTTCATATCAATCTGCAAGGAAATCTTAAATCTAAAAAGCATAAAGTCAATATCCAAATTTAGGCGAAATTTATAACATCTTAATCTATAAAAAGTAAAGATATTTTTAAAAAAATCTGTTCATTCTGTCTTTTTAAAATTTTCTTTGCTAATTATATTAAACTTTGCTAAAGATTTTAAACGGTATATTTGCTGTAAAAGGGGTGACTAAAGTTGAAAATGCATAGCAGGCAAATCAAAAAAAGTTGTTCCTTGCATTTGGAGATTTTCTGCGGCAAACTGCAGAAAGCTTTAATTGTTTAATAAGTTATGCTGATTAATTTTAAAGGAGACCATTATGTTCAAGAATATACTAATTCCTGTTGACA
Protein-coding sequences here:
- a CDS encoding type II secretion system protein GspN, whose amino-acid sequence is MKKTGILKLPSIKTSLKNIKNLPREVFLYLAYGFFCLLLFIYIRFPYEKIQDVLLTRFAEKNSYTVLAEEKKFKFPLGFRWRNVRVGKTENFSQESAYRIDELAVRINLIPLIILRKSLDFDCKAYGGETGWSLVIKNNGYKVAEETIKELDLSKIFSSKNTKESKVIGTIAPAFDLFVPKEGLSFSNGSVSIKLKNFRIENIFPLLPKIYLTELKSEIKFLKGRGSVKVLEATGDDVKVIGRGNIDFGKTLNESRLNLSLKVTTMGKSPFGKLISVIGGSRGRSFIPVTVTGNLSKPIIRVSGIMLN